DNA sequence from the Actinomycetota bacterium genome:
GCGACCTCCTCGAAGACCCGGATGAACTCCTCGCCGATCAGCTTGCGCTTGGTCTCGGGATCGGTGACACCGGCGAGCTTGGCCAGGAATCGGTCGGCGGCCTTCACATGGACGAGCGGCACCTTGAAGTGGCGGGCGAACGTCTCTTCGACCTGTTCGGGTTCGCCCTCGCGGTTGAGCCCGTGATCGACGAACACGCAGGTGAGCTGCTCGCCGATCGCCCGGTGCACGAGCAGTGCGGCGACGCTGGAGTCGACGCCGCCCGACAGCGCGCAGAGCACCTCGGCGTCACCGACCCGCGCGCGGATCCGTTCCACGGCGTCGTCGATGATGTTCGTCGGCGTCCAGTCGGGCAGCAGGCCGCACCCGTCGTAGCAGAACCGCTTGAAGACCTCCTGCCCGCGATCGGTGTGGGAGACCTCGGGGTGGAACTGCACCGAGTACAGACCGCGTTCGGGATCCTCCATCGCGGCGATCGGGATCTGCTCGGTTCGGGCCGTGACCCGGAAACCGTCGGGGGCGCGCGTCACCGCATCGCCGTGACTCATCCACACGGTCCGCTCTCCCGCCTGGTCCGCCAGCAGCACGCCGGGGATCTCGACCTGCATGCGCGTGCCGCCGTACTCCCGCTGGCCCGTCGGGGCGACCTCGCCGCCGAGATCGCGCGCCATCAACTGGTGTCCGTAGCAGATGCCGAGGACGGGTACCCCGAGCCCGAACACCTCCGGGTCCACGGCCGGCGCGCCCTCGGTGTAGACCGACGCGGGACCTCCCGACAGCACGATCCCCGCCGGGCGCTTCGCGCGGAGCTCGTCGGCGGTCGCATCGTGCGGGACGATCTCGGAGTACACGTGGCACTCACGGATACGCCGCGCGATCAGCTGGGCGTACTGCGCACCGAGGTCGACGACGAGGATCGGCCGCGGCGCGTCGCTCACGAGTCGCTCACGTCTTGTGGCCCATCCCGATGTTCTGTGCCGTCTGATAGGTCTTGCCCTCGCTCTTGATCGAGGGAGCGACGACGAGCTCGGCCTTCTGGAACTCCTTGACGTTCGCGTAGCCCGTCGTGGCCATCGAGGTGCGCAGGGCCTCGAACAGGTTCAGCGTCCCGTCGTTCTCGTGGGCGGGGCCGGACAGGATCTCCTGCATGCTCGCGACCTGGTTCGTCTTCACTCGAGCGCCGCGCGGCAAGGTGGGATGGAACGTCGCCATACCCCAGTGGTACCCGCGACCGGGCGCCTCGTAGGCGCGGGTGAGCGGCGACCCGATCATCACCGCGTCGGCGCCGCAGGCGATCGCCTTCGAGATGTCGCCGCCGGTGCGCATCCCGCCGTCGGCGATCACGTGGCAGTAGCGGCCGGTCTCGTGCTGATGCTCCCGCCGGGCGGCCGCCGCATCGGCGATCGCCGTCGCCTGGGGAACGCCGATCCCGAGCACGCCGCGCGAGGTGCACGCGTTGCCCGGACCGACGCCGACGAGCACCCCGACCGCGCCGGTCCGCATCAGGTGCAGGGCGGTGGAATAGCTCGCGCAGCCGCCGACGATCACCGGCAGGTCGAACGTCGCGATGAACTGCTTCAGGTTCAGCGGCTCTGTGTGGGTCGACACGTGCTCGGCCGAGACCACCGTTCCCTGGATCACGAGGATGTCGAGCTCGGCCTCGAGGACGAGCTTGGAGAACGCCTCGACCCGCTGGGGCGTCAGCGACGCGCAGCTGATCACGCCCGCATCCTTGATCTCCCGGATCCTGCGCCCGATCAGGTCCTCCTTGATCGGCTCGGCGTACAGCTCCTGCATCCGCCGCGTGGCCTTCTCCTCCGGGAGCTCGGCGATCTCCTGGTAGACCGCGTCGGGGTCCTCGTAGCGGGTCCACAGGCCCTCGAGGTTGAGGCACGCGAGGCCGCCGAGCTTGCCGACCTCGATCGCGGCGGCCGGCGAGACGGCGGCGTCCATCGCCGAAGCCATCATCGGCAGCTCGAACTTGTAGGCGTCGATCTGCCAGGAGATGTCGACGTCGTCGGGATCGCGGGTCCTGCGGCTGGGCACGATCGCGACCTCGTCGAACCCGTAGGCGCGTCGCGCCGTCTTGCCGATCCCGATCTCGTACTCCATGCCAGGCATCTCCCCCGTGCTCGCCGTCTACCCACCCACGAACGCAGAACGCCCACCCAGGCTCGGGCGGGCGTCGAAGCGTTCCATAGTGCAACGGTACCAGCGGAGAGACCCCGCCGGTGGTTGCGCTCGGTCAGTGCTCTTTCTTGACGTTCCCCGAGTCGGTGACGCGCAGGTCGGTCTGGCCGGAGTGCGCCCGATCGCCCTCCACGAGCACGGTGGCGTCGTCGATCCGGCCGAGCTCGGCGAGCTTCTTGAGCACGTTCTGCAGCGAGTCCTCGGGGCTCTCGGCGAGCGTGTCGACCACGAGCTCGGGGTTCTCGGGGACCTCGTAGGGGTCATCCACCCCGGTGAAGCCGGTGATCTCGCCGGCCAGCGCCTTCTTGTACAGGCCCTTCGGGTCGCGGTTGGCCGCGATCTCGTCGACCGTCGCGTGCACGTAGACCTCGACGAACTCGCCGATCAGCTCGCGCGCGTCGTCGCGTGTCGCCTTGTACGGGGAGATCGGGCAGCAGATCGTCGCGACGCCGTTGCGGGTCAGCAGGTCGGCGACGAACGCGATCCGCGCGATGTTCGTGTCGCGGTCTTCCTTCGAGAAGCCGAGCCCCTTCGACAGGTTCTGACGAACGACATCGCCGTCGAGGATCTCCGCCTTCAGTCCGCGCGCCTGGAACTCGTGCAGCAGCATCTCGGCGATCGTGGACTTGCCCGACCCCGAGAGGCCGGTGAACCAGACGGTGAACCCTTGCTGCTCGCTCACAGGAAGCTCCTTCCGACGGCGCCCGCGGGCGCCTCGATGCCGTAGAGGTCGAGGATCGTCGGGCCGACGTCCACGAGGTTGAGTCCGGAGACCTCGCCGGTCTTCTGGTCCGGCAGGCCGGCCATGACGAAGATGCCGTCACGGTCGTGGTTGGCCCCGTCGGGACCGGTGTCGTTCTCGTAGGTGTAGATGCTCGGATTGCCGACCGAGCCGACCGACCGCCACTCCAGATCCCCGAAGTAGACGATCAGGTCCGGTGCCACGCCTTTCACCTCCGTATAGACGTCCTGGGGCTTGAACACCTTCGTACCGAGCGGCTGCCCATCGGGTCCGGGCGCGGCCTCGAGCTTGCGGATCAGCTCGTCGCGCACGTTCTCGTACTCGGCCGGGTCGACCGTGCCGTTGGGCTCGCGGCCCTTCACGTTGAGGAAACAGCGCCCGTAGTAGCCGCCGTCGCCCCAGACTGCGGTGTTCGTCCAGTCGACCGAGGCTTTCGAGATCGGCGTGGGCTCCGAGACGGGCTCGGCGAGCTTCAGGTAGCCCTCCTGGATCAGCCAGTCGTTGAAGCAGAGGCCACCCATCATCGGACGCGCGCCGTGGTCGGACATCACCATCGTCACCGCGTCGTCGGGGATCAGCTCGAGCAACGAACCGACCTGCTGGTCGAGGAACCGGTAGTACTCCTGGAACACCTGCTCGTACCGGTTCCCCTCTTCGTACAGGGGGTGGCGTGGGTCGAAGTACTGCCAGAACACGTGATGCAGACGGTCGAGCGCGATGTCGCAGATCATGAAGAAGTCCCACGGCTTGTTCTGGATCAGCCGACGCCCCACTTGGAACCGGCGCTCGGTCATCTTGAAGACCTGGTCGAGCGTGACGTCGAACCCCGCCTTGCGGAAGTTCGGGATGTCGAAGATGTAGGGGTTGTCGGGGCCGAGCTCGTCGGTGATCTCGACCTCGAGCTCCCGCGGGTAGGCGAAATGCTCGGCAGAGGGCGGGGTCAGGAAACATCCGACCCGCCAGCCGGGGAACTCCTTCGGTGGGGGGAAGCTCGGGGGAACGCCGATCAGCACCGAGCGCTTGCCCGCCTCGCCGAGCTTGTCCCATACGGCGGGCTCCTTGATCGAGCCACTGTGGGCGATCGACAGGCCG
Encoded proteins:
- the guaA gene encoding glutamine-hydrolyzing GMP synthase translates to MSDAPRPILVVDLGAQYAQLIARRIRECHVYSEIVPHDATADELRAKRPAGIVLSGGPASVYTEGAPAVDPEVFGLGVPVLGICYGHQLMARDLGGEVAPTGQREYGGTRMQVEIPGVLLADQAGERTVWMSHGDAVTRAPDGFRVTARTEQIPIAAMEDPERGLYSVQFHPEVSHTDRGQEVFKRFCYDGCGLLPDWTPTNIIDDAVERIRARVGDAEVLCALSGGVDSSVAALLVHRAIGEQLTCVFVDHGLNREGEPEQVEETFARHFKVPLVHVKAADRFLAKLAGVTDPETKRKLIGEEFIRVFEEVARDHTGARFLVQGTLYPDVIESGSKTAANIKSHHNVGGLPEDMDFELIEPLRDLFKDEVRTVGSELGLPEEIVQRQPFPGPGLAVRIVGEVTPANLAMVRGADHIVREEIRRADLEGATWQAFCVLLADVQSVGVMGDGRTYEHPVIVRAVTSEDAMTADWARLPAEVLDTIANRIVREVPGVNRVAYDVTSKPPGTIEWE
- a CDS encoding GuaB3 family IMP dehydrogenase-related protein, whose protein sequence is MEYEIGIGKTARRAYGFDEVAIVPSRRTRDPDDVDISWQIDAYKFELPMMASAMDAAVSPAAAIEVGKLGGLACLNLEGLWTRYEDPDAVYQEIAELPEEKATRRMQELYAEPIKEDLIGRRIREIKDAGVISCASLTPQRVEAFSKLVLEAELDILVIQGTVVSAEHVSTHTEPLNLKQFIATFDLPVIVGGCASYSTALHLMRTGAVGVLVGVGPGNACTSRGVLGIGVPQATAIADAAAARREHQHETGRYCHVIADGGMRTGGDISKAIACGADAVMIGSPLTRAYEAPGRGYHWGMATFHPTLPRGARVKTNQVASMQEILSGPAHENDGTLNLFEALRTSMATTGYANVKEFQKAELVVAPSIKSEGKTYQTAQNIGMGHKT
- the cysC gene encoding adenylyl-sulfate kinase → MSEQQGFTVWFTGLSGSGKSTIAEMLLHEFQARGLKAEILDGDVVRQNLSKGLGFSKEDRDTNIARIAFVADLLTRNGVATICCPISPYKATRDDARELIGEFVEVYVHATVDEIAANRDPKGLYKKALAGEITGFTGVDDPYEVPENPELVVDTLAESPEDSLQNVLKKLAELGRIDDATVLVEGDRAHSGQTDLRVTDSGNVKKEH
- a CDS encoding alkaline phosphatase family protein; amino-acid sequence: MTNDLRVAVIGIDCGAPQLLFKDLAAEVPNIAKLMGEGMYGTLASITPPITVPAWACAMTGSTPGQLGIYGFRNRKDHTYDGLSIAHSGSIKEPAVWDKLGEAGKRSVLIGVPPSFPPPKEFPGWRVGCFLTPPSAEHFAYPRELEVEITDELGPDNPYIFDIPNFRKAGFDVTLDQVFKMTERRFQVGRRLIQNKPWDFFMICDIALDRLHHVFWQYFDPRHPLYEEGNRYEQVFQEYYRFLDQQVGSLLELIPDDAVTMVMSDHGARPMMGGLCFNDWLIQEGYLKLAEPVSEPTPISKASVDWTNTAVWGDGGYYGRCFLNVKGREPNGTVDPAEYENVRDELIRKLEAAPGPDGQPLGTKVFKPQDVYTEVKGVAPDLIVYFGDLEWRSVGSVGNPSIYTYENDTGPDGANHDRDGIFVMAGLPDQKTGEVSGLNLVDVGPTILDLYGIEAPAGAVGRSFL